AGCTTAGACGACGGCGGCACGTTGACGAGCCAGGCTTGTGGCGTGGCCGCCTCTTCGCTGCGCCGTTTCAGGAGAAAGAGAACGCTCGTCGCGAACCCGATCAAGAACGATGCATATGCAGCCAACACGATCGGCACGTGGTAGACGATCCAATATGATTTGAGCGACGGTACCAGGGGCTCGAGCCCCTTGTTCCAACCGCTTGCGTAGGCGAGCAAGAGGTCGGCGACGGCGAACACGATCGGACCCGCATACCAGATCTTGAAGCGCGCGCCGAACGTGACGAAGAGAAGCACCGTCCAGAGCACGACCACAGAGAGCGAGCCATAAAGATCATTCCACGGCACGTGGCCGCTGTAGTACCACCGCAGACCGAGGCTTACGATCTGGCATGCGGCTCCGCCGACGGCAATCGAGACGCCGGCGAATAGCACCACTCTGTTCTGGAAGAACCACCAGCCGACGAAGACCGCGAACGCGAACACGTAGATGATGACGGCCGCCAAGTACCATTCCATGTACTGCAGCGAATGCGCGGTCATCGCCGCGGCGGCGTTTGAGTTGTACTGCGAGTAGTTGGTATCAGGCATAGGCTTTCACCGTACTGACATCGTCCGGGGCGGCGCTTTTGGCCAAGGCTTCGCGCCATCCGGATACGAGCGCAGCGAAATCGTCCTCGTACATCGCGTTGCCTTTCGTGGTCGTGACCGCGACGTCCGCCTCAACGCCGGAAGCACCCCGCCGGACCCGCGCATAGAGCTTGACGGGTAGAAAGAACAACGACATCACGAAGCCTGCGATGAGGATCGCGACGCCGAGACCGACATAGTCCTCGCCCGGATCTCGCCGGTACGTCATGCCGGACCACGCGATCGGCGCGAGTGCGGTGACTTTGTAGCCGTCGCCCACATCCACGGTCTTGCCGACCGGAAGGATGATCGGTTTGTCGGTCGTGGGGATGTTGTCGTGAAACGCCCAGAACACGTACTCGTCTGTCTTCGGCAGCCGCACACCCGGCGGCAGTTGCGACGGATCGCTCGGCCCCGCCATGGTCATGAATTGCACGCCGCGGCTCGTTCCGGGAAACAGCACTTCATCTTGCGGCATCAAGCGCTGTGCTCCGTCGACTGCGACCGGCTTACCGTGGCGCGTCACCGCGAGCCTTCCGGCAAAACCGTACGAAGCTTGGTAGATGTAGATACCGTC
This genomic window from Candidatus Eremiobacteraceae bacterium contains:
- the ccsB gene encoding c-type cytochrome biogenesis protein CcsB, which gives rise to MPDTNYSQYNSNAAAAMTAHSLQYMEWYLAAVIIYVFAFAVFVGWWFFQNRVVLFAGVSIAVGGAACQIVSLGLRWYYSGHVPWNDLYGSLSVVVLWTVLLFVTFGARFKIWYAGPIVFAVADLLLAYASGWNKGLEPLVPSLKSYWIVYHVPIVLAAYASFLIGFATSVLFLLKRRSEEAATPQAWLVNVPPSSKLDVVTYRVVAVGEILLTIGIVLGALWAHDAWGAYWQWDPKETAALVSWLVYAAYLHMHTRPSWRGVNSAWTSIVGFASIMFCYFGVNIWISGLHSYK
- a CDS encoding cytochrome c biogenesis protein ResB — translated: MVIRLHLDGVFHSVPYISLVVLLLVSMSVCTFRRVIPKRFPADRAVPIEHFALRASAHVAGTQAAAAAASDAYLKQRGFNVRTQEIDGAHWAFAHRQKWARYGVLVAHLGFVVLCIGIFLGWKFGIRGQLMAFDGQTIAVAQTPLQLTLRKFTATFEPVQTPTGTFYQASSFQSDVALAGPDDNAAPSVTVNHPYVTHDGIYIYQASYGFAGRLAVTRHGKPVAVDGAQRLMPQDEVLFPGTSRGVQFMTMAGPSDPSQLPPGVRLPKTDEYVFWAFHDNIPTTDKPIILPVGKTVDVGDGYKVTALAPIAWSGMTYRRDPGEDYVGLGVAILIAGFVMSLFFLPVKLYARVRRGASGVEADVAVTTTKGNAMYEDDFAALVSGWREALAKSAAPDDVSTVKAYA